Proteins found in one Enterococcus sp. 9D6_DIV0238 genomic segment:
- a CDS encoding AEC family transporter, with amino-acid sequence MKEILLQAVSFCFVIILGYLMKRFGLLSKADGGTLSVIIVNITLPATVIVSLANVVVSSTLFFLLAMGILLNLIVILAGGLLSKKRSTLERTFQMYSMSGYNIGNFTLPFIQGFYPLAIPFLLMFDIGNSVMLTGGSTLLIDKIVGSKEETTLKEILSTLFKSVPFTAYMIMLLLRAVQVGLPVELIQILELVAKANGFLSMFMIGLYLELRLPKQALKLVREVLFWRYVCGLVFALIFAFIIPLEPLLRIVLVVLSLAPMPTFSVINSVKAGVKEETVGFTSSMSILISLLLMTLVMVWMV; translated from the coding sequence TTGAAAGAGATTTTGTTACAGGCGGTTAGTTTTTGTTTTGTCATCATTTTGGGGTATTTGATGAAACGCTTTGGTTTATTGAGTAAAGCAGATGGCGGGACTTTATCTGTGATCATAGTCAATATTACATTACCAGCAACAGTTATTGTTAGTTTGGCAAATGTGGTTGTTTCAAGTACATTGTTCTTTTTATTAGCAATGGGGATTTTATTAAATTTGATCGTGATTTTAGCAGGAGGATTGTTGTCCAAAAAGCGTTCGACATTGGAACGGACATTTCAAATGTATTCGATGTCAGGCTATAATATTGGCAATTTTACATTGCCGTTTATTCAGGGATTTTATCCGTTAGCGATTCCGTTTTTACTGATGTTTGATATAGGGAATAGTGTCATGCTGACAGGCGGTAGTACGCTGTTGATCGATAAAATAGTTGGTTCTAAAGAAGAAACGACGTTAAAAGAAATTCTATCGACATTGTTTAAGTCTGTTCCTTTTACGGCCTACATGATCATGCTGCTGTTGCGTGCAGTTCAAGTTGGCTTGCCAGTGGAATTGATTCAAATACTAGAGCTAGTTGCAAAAGCAAATGGCTTTTTATCGATGTTCATGATTGGATTATATCTTGAATTACGTTTGCCTAAACAAGCACTGAAACTAGTGAGAGAAGTGCTGTTTTGGCGATACGTGTGCGGGCTAGTCTTTGCATTGATATTTGCCTTCATTATTCCGTTGGAGCCATTATTGAGAATCGTATTAGTGGTGTTGAGTTTAGCACCGATGCCGACATTTTCTGTGATCAATAGTGTGAAGGCTGGAGTAAAAGAAGAGACGGTTGGTTTTACTTCCTCCATGAGTATTTTGATCAGTTTATTACTGATGACGCTGGTGATGGTCTGGATGGTATGA
- a CDS encoding multidrug effflux MFS transporter, translating into MKKSIKTQTPSLLLLIVLVGFPQISETIFTPSLPDIATDLQASMATVQLTLSIYFLSFALGVFFWGWLSDLSGRRKAMLYGLFVYGIGSFLCFRAYSINGLLFARFIQAFGASTGSVVTQTILRESYAGNRRHALFAQISAALAFTPAIGPLIGGLVDQYLGFRAVFLVLVCMSIVIFCYAFLCLPETYQVEKRVQVKLLPLIKRLLTDPKVMTYGFLIGAINGILFSYYAEAPFIFIEHFHLSTAVYGFLGIGVAGASILGSLLSKRLLPVYCPEKIIYMGICCLLLGSSCLLLTVLSVFLPNTLQMWLILLGVFVVLTGTGMALPNCLSLALVEYQEVIGSAGALFSLGYYLLVSLFTYGMSVIHNGALVVMPIYFLVIGLSMLVFVRRFLYQKNLH; encoded by the coding sequence TTGAAAAAAAGCATCAAAACTCAAACACCATCTTTATTATTATTGATCGTTTTGGTAGGATTTCCGCAAATCAGTGAAACGATTTTCACCCCATCATTACCAGATATTGCGACGGACTTGCAAGCGTCGATGGCGACAGTTCAGCTAACATTGAGCATCTATTTTCTGTCATTTGCGCTCGGAGTCTTTTTTTGGGGCTGGCTGTCAGATCTAAGTGGTCGTCGAAAAGCAATGCTTTACGGCTTGTTTGTCTATGGTATCGGCAGTTTTCTATGTTTCAGGGCCTACTCGATCAATGGTCTGCTCTTTGCCCGCTTTATTCAAGCGTTCGGTGCTAGTACAGGTTCTGTTGTGACACAAACGATTTTAAGAGAAAGTTATGCAGGCAATCGTCGGCATGCGCTGTTTGCTCAAATTTCAGCAGCTTTGGCATTTACGCCGGCGATAGGACCTTTGATCGGCGGGCTTGTTGATCAGTATTTAGGCTTTAGAGCCGTTTTTCTTGTATTAGTTTGTATGAGTATCGTCATTTTCTGCTATGCATTTTTATGCCTACCTGAAACGTATCAAGTGGAAAAACGAGTGCAAGTAAAGCTGTTACCTTTGATCAAGCGATTATTGACTGATCCCAAGGTGATGACCTATGGCTTCTTGATCGGTGCGATCAATGGGATACTATTCAGTTATTATGCGGAAGCTCCGTTTATCTTTATCGAACATTTTCATTTGTCTACAGCAGTTTATGGTTTTTTAGGCATTGGAGTAGCAGGTGCTTCGATTTTAGGCTCGTTGTTGTCTAAACGCTTATTACCGGTTTATTGCCCGGAAAAAATCATTTATATGGGTATTTGCTGTTTGCTGCTGGGTAGTTCCTGTCTTTTGTTGACAGTATTGTCTGTATTTTTACCGAATACACTACAGATGTGGCTTATTTTGCTCGGTGTTTTTGTTGTCTTGACGGGGACAGGAATGGCGCTGCCTAACTGCTTAAGTCTAGCTTTAGTTGAGTATCAAGAGGTGATAGGATCAGCTGGAGCGCTTTTTAGCCTAGGGTATTACTTATTGGTCAGCTTGTTTACCTATGGTATGAGCGTGATTCATAATGGGGCACTGGTAGTGATGCCGATATATTTTCTTGTGATCGGACTGTCTATGTTGGTTTTTGTGCGTAGGTTTTTGTATCAGAAGAATTTACATTAG
- a CDS encoding heavy metal translocating P-type ATPase, producing the protein MEAKTFDIEGMTCASCAQTVEKATAKLAGVSKATVNLATEKLNVEYDETALSEKDIQQAVADAGYEALSNTQQRTFDIEGMTCASCAQVIEKAVNKLNGVQIAAVNLATEKMTVDFDPAVLNVSDITKTVVDAGYGAVEQIDSADTVDKDREKKQKHIKEMWQRFWLSAVFTVPLFYIAMGHMVGLPLPGFLDPMMHATTFATVQLLLTIPVLYFGRSFFIIGFKALFKGHPNMDSLVALGTSAAVAYSLYGTIMIYTGDTHFAMALYYESAGVILTLITLGKYFEAVSKGKTSEAIKKLMGLAPKNARVLRNDEEMEIPVDAVQLDDIIVVRPGEKIPVDGLVVEGSSAVDESMLTGESIPVEKKAGDNVIGASINKNGSFRFKATKVGKDTALSQIIKLVEDAQGSKAPIAKMADKISGVFVPIVIVLAVLSGLAWYFLGQESWIFALTITISVLVIACPCALGLATPTAIMVGTGKGAENGVLIKSGDALETTHKIQTIVFDKTGTITEGKPKVTDIVTANDLAENDLLRLAASAEKGSEHPLGEAIVNDAVEKNLTFAQTENFTAIPGHGIEVTIEGSRFLLGNKKLMDDRHISLENLGTISDQLAEQGKTPMYIAKDDLIAGIIAVADTIKETSIPAIKKLHQMGIEVAMITGDNQRTAQAIAKQVGIDRVLSEVLPEDKANEVQKLQKEGKKVAMVGDGINDAPALAQADIGIAIGSGTDVAMESADIVLMRSDLMDVPTAVELSKATIKNIKENLFWAFAYNTLGIPVAMGVLYLFGGPLLNPMIAGAAMSFSSVSVLLNALRLKGFKPSALKK; encoded by the coding sequence GTGGAAGCTAAAACATTTGATATAGAAGGGATGACGTGTGCATCTTGTGCACAGACTGTTGAAAAGGCGACGGCCAAACTAGCGGGTGTATCAAAAGCAACGGTCAACTTGGCAACTGAAAAATTGAATGTGGAATATGACGAAACAGCATTATCGGAAAAAGATATTCAACAAGCAGTTGCTGATGCAGGCTATGAAGCATTGAGCAATACTCAGCAACGCACATTTGATATAGAAGGAATGACGTGTGCATCTTGTGCACAAGTGATCGAAAAGGCGGTCAATAAACTAAATGGTGTGCAGATCGCTGCCGTAAATCTAGCGACAGAAAAAATGACAGTTGATTTTGATCCAGCAGTTCTGAATGTGTCAGATATCACGAAAACAGTTGTTGATGCAGGCTATGGAGCTGTTGAACAAATCGATTCAGCGGATACGGTAGATAAAGACCGTGAGAAAAAACAGAAACACATCAAAGAGATGTGGCAACGCTTTTGGTTGTCTGCTGTTTTCACGGTACCTCTATTTTACATTGCAATGGGACACATGGTTGGTTTGCCATTACCAGGATTCTTAGATCCGATGATGCATGCGACAACTTTTGCGACGGTCCAGCTGCTTTTGACGATCCCTGTGCTGTATTTTGGACGAAGCTTTTTCATCATTGGATTCAAAGCATTGTTCAAAGGTCATCCTAATATGGATTCTCTTGTAGCATTGGGAACGAGTGCGGCTGTAGCTTACAGCTTATATGGCACGATCATGATTTATACGGGTGACACTCATTTTGCAATGGCGCTTTACTATGAATCTGCTGGCGTGATTTTGACCTTGATTACACTAGGAAAATATTTTGAAGCTGTTTCAAAAGGAAAAACCTCAGAAGCGATCAAAAAATTGATGGGTTTAGCACCCAAAAATGCACGTGTTTTACGTAATGATGAGGAAATGGAAATTCCAGTAGATGCAGTACAATTGGATGATATCATTGTCGTTCGACCAGGAGAAAAAATTCCTGTTGACGGACTTGTTGTTGAAGGGTCAAGTGCAGTCGATGAATCGATGCTGACTGGTGAAAGTATACCTGTTGAGAAAAAAGCTGGTGATAATGTGATTGGTGCAAGTATCAACAAAAACGGCAGCTTCCGATTTAAAGCGACAAAGGTTGGAAAAGATACTGCTCTTTCGCAAATCATTAAATTAGTCGAAGATGCGCAAGGATCAAAAGCACCGATCGCTAAAATGGCAGACAAAATTTCAGGTGTATTTGTACCGATCGTCATTGTTTTAGCAGTGTTATCTGGTTTGGCTTGGTATTTCTTGGGACAGGAATCTTGGATTTTTGCCTTGACGATCACGATCTCTGTTTTAGTGATTGCTTGTCCATGTGCTTTAGGGTTGGCGACACCGACTGCGATCATGGTCGGTACAGGAAAAGGTGCTGAAAATGGTGTGCTGATCAAAAGCGGTGACGCACTGGAAACAACGCATAAAATCCAAACGATCGTTTTTGATAAAACGGGTACGATAACAGAGGGAAAACCTAAAGTGACAGATATCGTTACAGCAAATGATTTAGCTGAAAATGACCTACTGCGTTTAGCAGCATCAGCTGAGAAAGGCTCTGAACACCCTCTAGGTGAAGCGATCGTCAATGATGCAGTGGAGAAGAATCTTACTTTTGCCCAAACAGAAAATTTTACAGCTATTCCTGGACATGGGATCGAAGTGACGATCGAAGGCAGCCGCTTTTTATTAGGGAACAAAAAATTGATGGATGATCGTCATATTTCATTAGAGAATTTAGGTACGATCTCTGATCAATTAGCAGAACAAGGGAAAACACCGATGTATATTGCGAAAGATGATTTGATTGCAGGAATCATCGCTGTAGCAGACACGATCAAAGAAACCAGTATTCCGGCAATCAAAAAGCTGCATCAAATGGGCATCGAAGTAGCCATGATCACAGGGGATAACCAACGAACGGCACAAGCGATCGCGAAACAAGTTGGAATCGATCGTGTATTAAGTGAAGTTTTACCAGAAGATAAAGCGAATGAAGTCCAAAAGCTTCAAAAAGAAGGTAAGAAAGTTGCCATGGTCGGTGACGGAATCAATGATGCTCCTGCCTTAGCTCAAGCAGATATCGGCATTGCGATCGGTTCTGGTACAGACGTTGCAATGGAATCAGCAGATATCGTTTTAATGAGAAGTGATCTGATGGATGTACCAACGGCAGTAGAATTAAGCAAGGCAACGATCAAGAACATCAAAGAAAACCTATTTTGGGCGTTTGCCTATAATACGTTAGGGATTCCAGTGGCGATGGGTGTCTTGTATCTATTTGGCGGACCGCTATTGAATCCGATGATTGCAGGAGCTGCGATGAGTTTTAGCTCGGTTTCAGTGTTGCTGAATGCCTTACGTTTGAAAGGATTTAAACCATCGGCTTTGAAAAAATAG
- a CDS encoding LacI family DNA-binding transcriptional regulator has protein sequence MTITVKDVAKKAGVATSTVSRVINDHPSISDATKKKVFKVMEEMGYVPNIAARNLGKRSSGAVGVILPPLDSRERMGNPFYLEIIESINAEARKHDMTTAIATAQSFDTLLENVQLMHRQKQVDGFILLYSDKDDPVIDYLVENHVPFSLIGQPYTNEEKVIYVDNDNQLLGKHATDFLIENGHKNILFITNTTHENIYYERYFGYQKAMMVAGLTMFPSVDMESPEAYVAFEDLLKETKATAAVVIDDIFAMRMIQLAQMYGYRVPDDFSVISFNNSIYSTLVHPYLTSIDIDIAELGKMGMQKLIDTLQQKEPTGVRLVIPHQLIKRETVLDLNGI, from the coding sequence ATGACGATTACTGTGAAAGATGTTGCGAAGAAAGCTGGAGTAGCAACTTCCACTGTATCAAGGGTAATCAATGATCACCCCAGTATTTCTGACGCGACCAAGAAAAAGGTCTTTAAAGTGATGGAAGAAATGGGATATGTTCCGAATATTGCTGCACGTAATCTTGGTAAAAGATCTTCGGGTGCAGTAGGTGTGATTTTGCCACCCTTAGATTCGCGTGAACGGATGGGCAATCCATTTTATCTAGAAATCATTGAATCGATCAACGCTGAAGCCCGTAAACATGATATGACGACGGCGATTGCAACGGCTCAGTCTTTTGATACCTTGTTAGAAAATGTTCAGCTGATGCATCGTCAAAAGCAGGTAGACGGATTTATCTTGCTCTATTCAGATAAGGATGATCCAGTGATCGATTACTTAGTTGAAAATCACGTGCCATTCTCTTTGATCGGACAACCGTACACAAACGAAGAGAAAGTTATTTATGTAGATAATGATAATCAGCTTTTAGGAAAACATGCAACGGATTTTTTGATCGAAAATGGACATAAGAATATTCTGTTTATCACTAATACAACGCACGAAAATATTTATTATGAACGTTACTTTGGTTATCAAAAAGCAATGATGGTTGCAGGTTTGACAATGTTTCCTTCGGTGGATATGGAAAGTCCGGAAGCGTATGTTGCATTTGAGGACTTGCTAAAAGAAACGAAAGCAACAGCCGCAGTTGTGATCGATGATATTTTTGCAATGCGGATGATCCAGTTGGCTCAGATGTATGGATATCGCGTCCCGGATGACTTTTCCGTGATCAGTTTCAATAACTCGATTTATTCGACATTGGTCCATCCTTATCTAACGAGTATCGATATCGATATTGCTGAGCTAGGCAAAATGGGTATGCAAAAGCTGATCGATACACTGCAGCAAAAAGAACCGACAGGAGTACGATTAGTGATCCCTCATCAGTTGATCAAGCGGGAGACGGTGCTTGATTTGAATGGCATATAA
- the pgmB gene encoding beta-phosphoglucomutase, translated as MFKGVLFDLDGVLTDTAEYHYQAWKQLGKEIGITIDRAFNEELKGVSREDSLKLMLAHGGRSDVYTPEQFAELAQRKNEYYVEMIQNVSPTDVYPGILELLKQLKEQNFKISLASASKNGPFLLEKMALLPYFDGIADPAKVKKGKPDPEIFQLAASEVGLTAQECLGIEDAKAGIQAIVASGAVPVGIGREEDLGQDIALVSSTEGLTLAYLTSVWQTERKEK; from the coding sequence ATGTTTAAAGGTGTGTTGTTTGATTTAGATGGAGTGTTGACAGATACAGCGGAGTATCATTATCAAGCTTGGAAACAGTTGGGCAAAGAGATCGGTATTACTATTGACCGCGCGTTCAATGAGGAGTTAAAAGGTGTCAGTCGAGAAGATTCTTTAAAATTGATGCTGGCTCACGGCGGACGGAGTGATGTGTATACTCCAGAGCAGTTTGCTGAACTGGCGCAGCGGAAAAATGAATACTATGTAGAAATGATTCAAAATGTGAGTCCGACAGATGTTTATCCAGGCATTTTAGAGTTATTGAAACAATTGAAGGAGCAAAATTTTAAAATTTCTTTGGCTTCTGCTAGTAAAAATGGCCCCTTCTTGCTAGAAAAAATGGCCTTACTTCCTTATTTTGATGGGATCGCTGATCCGGCTAAAGTAAAAAAAGGAAAGCCGGACCCCGAGATTTTTCAACTGGCTGCAAGTGAAGTTGGCTTAACTGCACAAGAATGCCTTGGAATCGAAGATGCTAAAGCGGGGATCCAAGCGATCGTGGCAAGCGGTGCGGTACCTGTTGGGATAGGTCGTGAAGAAGATTTAGGACAGGATATTGCATTAGTTTCTTCAACGGAAGGGTTGACGCTGGCGTATTTGACAAGTGTTTGGCAGACAGAAAGAAAAGAGAAGTAA
- a CDS encoding glycoside hydrolase family 65 protein, giving the protein MNHLFEIDPWKISTHQLERDERRLQESLTSIGNGYMGMRGNFEERYTGDYHQGTYLAGVWYPDKTRVGWWKNGYPDYFGKVINAMDFIALDIFVNGEAIDLGVQEPKDFYLELDMHNGLLTRTFILESDKATVKFRFERFLSIVQQELAVIRVTAEVLKGSADIQILSKIDGDVRNEDSNYDEMFWEARGTGFTDEIGFLTTRTIPNAFGIEQFAVTGAMKHNTTMNTDGSEAEALKIQQIFQKQLSESESLVLEKQVIVLTSRDIPEEQQQEKAVQLLQESSKRFEELLQEQNEAWQERWALADVTIEGDEAAQQGIRFNLFQLFTTYYGEDERLNIGPKGFTGEKYGGATYWDTEAYAVPLYLALAKPEVTKNLLKYRYNQLEQAKHNARQQGLAGALYPMVTFTGVECHNEWEITFEEIHRNGAIAYAIYNYVNYTGDSDYLKNEGLQVLTEIARFWADRVHYSKRKGKYMIHGVTGPNEYENNVNNNWYTNTIATWVLQYTLENYLNYQTETTVEISAEEQASWQDIIEHMYYPFDEELGVFVQHDTFLDKDLMPSSDLSPENLPLNQKWSWDRILRSCFIKQADVLQGIYFFGERFTQAEKERNFLFYEPMTVHESSLSPSIHAVLAAELGMEEKAVEMYQRTARLDLDNYNNDTEDGLHITSMTGSWLAIVQGFAQMKTANEALSFAPFLPQSWTSYAFHVNYRGRLLYVAVDQNEVRLTLVSGDKLSLKLYGNQVSLEDEVVVKVEKVAEHV; this is encoded by the coding sequence ATGAATCATCTATTTGAAATAGATCCATGGAAAATTTCAACACACCAATTAGAACGTGACGAACGCCGTTTGCAGGAGTCTCTTACATCTATAGGAAACGGTTATATGGGGATGCGTGGGAATTTTGAAGAGCGCTATACGGGTGATTATCATCAAGGAACCTATCTAGCTGGTGTTTGGTATCCAGATAAAACGAGAGTCGGCTGGTGGAAAAATGGCTATCCAGATTACTTTGGTAAAGTGATCAATGCAATGGATTTTATCGCACTGGATATTTTTGTAAATGGGGAAGCTATAGATTTAGGTGTACAAGAACCTAAGGATTTTTACCTAGAATTAGATATGCATAATGGTTTATTGACAAGAACATTTATTTTAGAAAGTGACAAGGCAACAGTGAAATTCCGTTTTGAGCGCTTTTTAAGTATCGTTCAACAAGAATTAGCTGTTATTCGAGTAACGGCTGAGGTTCTTAAAGGAAGTGCAGATATTCAAATCCTTTCAAAAATCGATGGTGATGTTCGTAATGAAGATAGCAACTATGATGAAATGTTTTGGGAAGCTCGTGGCACTGGATTCACTGATGAAATCGGTTTTTTGACAACGCGCACGATTCCTAATGCTTTTGGCATTGAACAGTTTGCTGTGACAGGTGCTATGAAGCATAACACAACGATGAATACTGATGGTTCAGAAGCAGAAGCGTTGAAAATACAACAGATTTTCCAAAAGCAGCTATCAGAAAGCGAATCACTTGTGCTGGAAAAACAAGTCATTGTCCTGACAAGTCGTGATATTCCAGAAGAACAACAACAAGAAAAAGCAGTTCAGTTATTACAAGAAAGTTCAAAACGATTTGAGGAGCTTCTTCAAGAACAAAATGAAGCATGGCAAGAGCGTTGGGCTTTAGCGGATGTGACGATCGAAGGAGATGAAGCTGCACAACAAGGCATTCGGTTTAATTTATTCCAGTTATTTACGACATATTATGGTGAAGATGAACGCTTGAATATTGGACCAAAAGGCTTTACGGGAGAAAAATATGGCGGTGCTACTTATTGGGATACGGAAGCTTATGCTGTACCATTATACCTTGCATTGGCAAAACCAGAAGTAACAAAAAATCTGTTGAAATACCGCTATAATCAATTAGAACAAGCCAAGCATAATGCTCGCCAACAAGGGTTGGCAGGTGCTTTATATCCAATGGTGACTTTTACTGGAGTAGAGTGTCATAACGAGTGGGAAATCACATTTGAAGAGATTCACAGAAATGGTGCGATCGCCTATGCTATTTACAATTATGTGAACTATACAGGTGATAGTGACTATCTAAAAAATGAAGGCTTACAAGTTTTAACAGAAATCGCACGTTTCTGGGCAGATCGTGTACATTACTCAAAACGTAAAGGGAAATACATGATTCATGGTGTCACAGGACCAAATGAATATGAAAATAACGTCAACAATAATTGGTATACAAATACTATCGCAACTTGGGTATTGCAGTATACTTTAGAAAATTATCTTAACTATCAAACAGAAACAACCGTAGAAATATCAGCTGAAGAACAAGCTTCATGGCAGGATATCATTGAGCATATGTATTATCCGTTTGATGAAGAATTGGGTGTTTTTGTCCAGCATGATACATTTTTAGATAAGGATTTGATGCCAAGCAGCGATCTTTCACCAGAAAATCTGCCGTTAAATCAAAAATGGTCTTGGGATCGAATTTTACGTTCTTGCTTCATTAAGCAAGCAGATGTATTGCAAGGCATCTATTTCTTTGGCGAACGCTTTACCCAAGCTGAGAAGGAACGTAATTTCTTATTCTATGAGCCGATGACTGTTCATGAATCATCATTGTCACCAAGTATTCATGCTGTTTTGGCAGCAGAGCTTGGGATGGAAGAAAAAGCGGTGGAAATGTATCAGCGAACAGCACGCTTAGATTTAGATAATTATAATAATGATACAGAAGATGGTTTGCACATTACGTCCATGACAGGTAGCTGGTTGGCAATCGTTCAAGGGTTTGCTCAAATGAAAACAGCGAATGAGGCATTGAGTTTCGCGCCGTTTTTACCACAGAGTTGGACAAGCTATGCGTTTCATGTGAATTATCGCGGACGCTTGTTATATGTAGCAGTTGATCAAAATGAGGTTCGTTTAACATTAGTTTCCGGAGATAAATTATCACTTAAACTATACGGAAACCAAGTAAGTTTAGAAGATGAAGTAGTTGTTAAGGTGGAAAAGGTGGCAGAACATGTTTAA
- a CDS encoding PTS transporter subunit IIBC, with the protein MKKLLSFEFWQKFGKALMVVIAVMPAAGLMISIGKTIPLINPDWTALATTGGVIENIGWAVIGNLHLLFALAIGGSWAKERAGGAFAAGLSFILINRITGSIFGVTSEMLADDKAFTHTLFGTKIMVKGFFTSVLEAPALNMGVFVGIIAGFVGAMAFNKYYNFRKLPDALSFFNGKRFVPFVVILWSTIVSILLAIIWPSIQAGINNFGLWIAQSQDTAPILAPFLYGTLERLLLPFGLHHMLTIPINYTQLGGTYEILSGAQAGTQVFGQDPLWLAWATDLVNLKGAGDMSQYDFVLNNWTPARFKVGQMIGASGILMGMTVAMYRNVDPDKRSNYKSMYLSAALAVFLTGVTEPLEFMFMFAAVPLYVVYAVIQGAAFAMADIVSLRVHSFGNIELLTRTPLALKAGLGMDLLNFVLCTIGFGVLTYFIANFMIKKFNFATPGRNGNYDSNDTSSDSAATSGATTIDGIDPQIIEVIHLLGGKENIVDVDACMTRLRVSVHDKDKVGNEESWKKAGAMGLIVKDNGVQAVYGPKADVLKSDIQDLLDSGAVIPSIQQTQTETSTDAADTTNYLGITKTLVPVADGTVIAIDEVDDPVFSQKMMGDGFAVIPENSTIYAPIDGVISSIFPSKHALGIQTNEGIEVLVHMGLDTVEMKDSAFTISVTEGQKVTAGDVIATADLAKIEAAGKQTTMIVVFTNGEKIKQFTLDKKGKQAPGTPIGKLAI; encoded by the coding sequence ATGAAAAAGTTACTAAGTTTTGAGTTTTGGCAAAAATTCGGGAAAGCGCTGATGGTCGTTATTGCTGTGATGCCCGCCGCCGGTTTGATGATCAGTATCGGTAAAACAATCCCGCTGATCAATCCTGACTGGACTGCTTTAGCAACAACAGGAGGCGTGATCGAAAATATCGGTTGGGCTGTTATCGGCAATCTTCATTTACTGTTCGCATTAGCGATCGGCGGAAGTTGGGCAAAAGAACGGGCTGGCGGAGCATTTGCTGCCGGGCTTTCGTTCATCTTGATCAATCGGATCACTGGTTCGATTTTCGGTGTCACAAGTGAGATGCTAGCGGACGATAAAGCATTCACTCATACTTTATTTGGTACTAAGATCATGGTCAAAGGGTTCTTCACCAGTGTCTTAGAGGCACCTGCTTTGAATATGGGAGTGTTCGTCGGGATCATTGCTGGTTTTGTTGGTGCTATGGCCTTTAATAAATACTACAACTTCCGGAAATTGCCTGATGCTTTGTCATTTTTCAACGGAAAACGCTTTGTCCCATTCGTTGTTATCCTATGGTCAACGATCGTTTCCATCCTTTTAGCAATTATTTGGCCATCTATCCAGGCTGGAATCAATAACTTTGGTTTATGGATCGCACAATCACAAGATACCGCTCCGATCCTAGCACCGTTCTTATACGGAACACTAGAGCGTCTTCTTTTACCATTTGGACTTCATCACATGTTGACGATCCCGATCAACTATACACAATTAGGTGGAACATATGAAATCCTTTCCGGTGCACAAGCAGGAACGCAAGTATTTGGACAAGATCCATTATGGCTAGCTTGGGCAACTGATTTGGTCAACTTGAAAGGCGCCGGCGATATGTCTCAATATGATTTCGTTCTAAACAACTGGACTCCTGCCCGCTTCAAAGTAGGACAAATGATCGGTGCTTCAGGTATCTTAATGGGCATGACTGTCGCAATGTATCGTAATGTCGATCCTGACAAGCGCTCAAATTACAAATCAATGTACCTTTCTGCAGCATTGGCTGTCTTTTTAACAGGGGTAACTGAGCCATTAGAATTTATGTTTATGTTCGCTGCCGTACCACTTTATGTTGTATATGCAGTTATTCAAGGGGCTGCTTTCGCGATGGCAGATATTGTTTCGCTACGTGTTCACTCTTTTGGAAATATCGAACTATTGACACGAACACCACTTGCACTCAAAGCTGGCCTCGGAATGGATTTACTTAATTTCGTTCTTTGCACGATCGGATTTGGTGTATTGACCTATTTCATCGCAAACTTTATGATCAAAAAATTCAATTTTGCTACTCCTGGCAGAAACGGAAACTATGATAGTAACGATACTTCAAGCGATTCAGCAGCTACAAGCGGAGCAACAACGATCGATGGAATCGACCCTCAAATCATCGAGGTGATCCATCTACTCGGCGGAAAAGAAAACATCGTCGATGTCGATGCTTGTATGACTCGCTTACGGGTCAGCGTACACGATAAAGACAAGGTCGGAAATGAAGAGTCATGGAAAAAAGCGGGAGCTATGGGATTGATCGTCAAAGATAACGGTGTACAGGCAGTTTACGGACCTAAAGCGGATGTGCTAAAATCAGATATCCAAGACTTACTAGATTCCGGTGCTGTGATTCCTTCAATTCAACAAACACAAACCGAAACATCAACGGATGCTGCAGATACTACAAATTATCTTGGTATCACCAAAACACTGGTTCCAGTCGCTGACGGAACTGTGATCGCAATTGACGAAGTAGATGATCCTGTTTTCTCACAAAAAATGATGGGCGACGGCTTTGCTGTCATCCCGGAAAATAGCACGATCTATGCACCGATAGATGGTGTGATCAGCAGTATTTTCCCATCAAAACATGCTTTAGGGATCCAAACAAACGAAGGGATCGAAGTTCTTGTCCACATGGGATTAGATACAGTGGAAATGAAGGATTCTGCCTTTACGATTTCTGTCACAGAAGGACAAAAAGTAACTGCAGGAGATGTTATCGCTACTGCTGATTTAGCCAAAATCGAAGCAGCCGGCAAACAAACGACGATGATCGTTGTCTTCACGAACGGCGAAAAAATCAAACAATTCACATTAGACAAAAAAGGAAAACAAGCACCTGGAACACCCATTGGAAAATTAGCGATCTAA